ACCGATTTCTTCGACACTCAAGAGCAGTTCTTCCAGGGATCCGCCGGTGGTCACGACATCTTCCACGATCAGGATCCGGTCATTTTTGGACAGCGTAAAATCCCGGCGAAAACGCATCCGGCCGTCTTCCCGTTCGGTAAAAGCCATACGCACACCCAGTTTCCGGGCCACCTCATAGGCCAGGATAATTCCGCCAACCGCCGGTCCGACGACAACGTCGATGGACCCGGCTTCACACTTTCGGATCATTTCCCCAGCCAAGAGATCGACATAGCGCGGATATTGCAGCAGTTTGAATTTTTCCACGTAAACCGGGCTATGCAATCCGGAGGTAAGCAGGAAATGGCCTTCGAGAAACGCCCCTGCTTTCCGAAAAATTTCCAATACGTCTCCTTCCGTCATGCTGTCACCTCGCTTTTCCGATAATATCATCAACGCCATGCAAACCATTCTCCCGAATATACGCCTGGAGTCCTTCCAGGATGCGGATCGATGCCCGGGGATCAAGCAAAGTCGCGGTTCCCACACCAACAGCCCGGGCCCCCAGCAGAAGAAACTCAACGGCGTCTTCAGCCCGCATGATGCCTCCCATCCCGATGATAGGAAGATCACACGAATACCGGACTTCATCAAGGAGCCACAGAGCCAGCGGTTTGATGGCAGGACCGGAGAGTCCGGCCATGCGCCGGGGGAAAACCGTCTTTTTTTCCTTCAGGTCAACCGCCACGGCCGGAAAGGTATTCGTCAGGCTGAGGATGTCCACATCGGCCTTTTGCAGGTCCCTGACGGATTGCCTGAGTTCTGCAGTACCCGGTCCGAGTTTAACGATCATCGGTTTGTCGAGAACCCGGCGTATATCCTCGACGAGGCTCACAAGCTGGGAGCGATCCGCTGAATAACTGATCCCCCCTTTTTCGATATTTGGGCAGGAAACATTCACCTCTACCGCATCAACCCGGGATAACCGGTTCAAAGACGCAGCCAGCCGGATGTACTCTGTGGAGGTCCTTCCCCAGATGTTGACAATGACTCTGGTGGAGATACCCTCAAGAAAGGGGAGATCTTCGGCGAGAAAACGGTGCAGACCTTTGTTTTCCAGCCCGATGGAATTCATAATCCCGGCGTAAGTTTCGTGGAGACGAGGAGGAGGGTTCCCGGGACACGGGAAAAGACTCAAACCCTTGACCGTCAAAGCACCGATCCGCTCCAGATCGATCCATTCGGCTAAATCCCGACCGTACCCGGCGGTTCCCGAGGCCAAAACGATTGGATTACGAAGTTCCAAAGGTCCCAGACGGGTAGTCAGGTCCATCGAAAGACCTCGGATAACTCAAAAACCGGACCATCGGAACAGACGTGATGGAAGTTCTCACCGTCGCTCTTGGGAATGGCGCAACTCAGACAGACACCGAAACCACAACCCATTCGGGCCTCGAGAGACACCTCTACCGGCAGGGTCTGGAACAATCCGGAATTTTGCATAGCCTGATATAAACCCTCCGGACCACAGGCATAGACCCAGACGCCCGGTGGCACTGGCTTCCCATTTCTTTCGGCCTGAAAAAGATCTAAAACTGTTCCACAGGCATGGCTCTGAGTTGCCTCCTCGCAGGTGACGGAAAACGACCCGGGGAAAGACCGGAGATAGTCGGCCAGAACCAGCTCTTCCCGCGCCTGTACCCCGAAAAAGATAGAAAAGGGGGTATTCTGTTCCTGTAAGGTCACTGCCAAAAAGAACAGGGGAACCAGGCCCCGGCCTCCGGCAAGGAGCCAGGCCTCCCTGGCGCCCAGGGTAAAGCCTTTTCCCAGTGGACCAAGGACAGAAAGGCAGTCCCCGATCTTGGCTTTCCCGAG
This sequence is a window from Atribacteraceae bacterium. Protein-coding genes within it:
- the pyrE gene encoding orotate phosphoribosyltransferase; the protein is MTEGDVLEIFRKAGAFLEGHFLLTSGLHSPVYVEKFKLLQYPRYVDLLAGEMIRKCEAGSIDVVVGPAVGGIILAYEVARKLGVRMAFTEREDGRMRFRRDFTLSKNDRILIVEDVVTTGGSLEELLLSVEEIG
- a CDS encoding dihydroorotate dehydrogenase → MDLTTRLGPLELRNPIVLASGTAGYGRDLAEWIDLERIGALTVKGLSLFPCPGNPPPRLHETYAGIMNSIGLENKGLHRFLAEDLPFLEGISTRVIVNIWGRTSTEYIRLAASLNRLSRVDAVEVNVSCPNIEKGGISYSADRSQLVSLVEDIRRVLDKPMIVKLGPGTAELRQSVRDLQKADVDILSLTNTFPAVAVDLKEKKTVFPRRMAGLSGPAIKPLALWLLDEVRYSCDLPIIGMGGIMRAEDAVEFLLLGARAVGVGTATLLDPRASIRILEGLQAYIRENGLHGVDDIIGKAR